A DNA window from Vigna angularis cultivar LongXiaoDou No.4 chromosome 1, ASM1680809v1, whole genome shotgun sequence contains the following coding sequences:
- the LOC108343890 gene encoding uncharacterized protein LOC108343890, translated as MGGRKKKFIDKKNSATFQLIARDSSDPSFSQSDRVFVRVDNNPVSFPDAEDAGFDDATGDYDDYDGASGGPLPEDVRKEILELGFPDDGYNYLNHLREIKNTGAGAAFFQNPKFKLQHLPRDVKAYDASRLQISESHGEPEENSLYSVASKTTSVRVQKAVDPEVAALLDDSDVSRLGSDVEDLEEDFVVQANLLEDEDDEEKNRICNKTSFPEESLVNRNPSSVHVLQVSTHSRDTDDYEPFHGVTDGVPGVDCVGEKPRPRRLLDEQFDLLERQEYGTDDDEDEDDGDYYENYQADEDESLAEKLKHSLKNHGMDDVELDDDKYKVPADLLKNKEAPQEEQDDSAADVIRRCKEYAEGYEVEDENKDVVFVQESSDESEVWDCETIVSTYSNLDNHPGKIEAPGVSRKKRLAQTVSAVLGSSDQIISLRGKEKLPVDFLPGSRKASTEKSKGQNITKTEQNKRKQHGLETKEEKKERKAAVKEERREARRTKKETKELYRFEAHRAQKAAAVSGPSSIHLL; from the exons ATGGgagggaggaagaagaagttcATCGACAAGAAGAACTCTGCCACATTCCAACTCATCGCTCGCGACTCCTCCGACCCTTCTTTTTCCCAATCCGACCGCGTCTTCGTCCGCGTCGACAACAACCCCGTTTCCTTCCCCGACGCTGAAGACGCCGGCTTCGACGATGCTACTGGTGACTACGACGACTATGATGGAGCTAGCGGTGGCCCGTTGCCTGAGGACGTCAGGAAGGAAATTCTGGAGCTAGGGTTTCCGGATGATGGCTATAACTACTTGAATCACTTGAGGGAAATCAAGAATACTGGCGCTGGTGCTGCTTTCTTTCAGAACCCCAAGTTCAAGCTTCAGCACCTTCCTCGTGATGTTAAG GCATATGATGCTTCGAGATTGCAAATTTCTGAGTCCCATGGAGAGCCCGAGGAGAATTCTTTGTACAGTGTCGCATCCAAGACTACCAGCGTAAGGGTGCAGAAGGCGGTTGATCCTGAAGTGGCTGCATTGCTAGATGACAGTGACGTGTCACGGTTGGGATCTGATGTTGAGGATTTGGAAGAAGACTTTGTTGTTCAGGCAAATCTccttgaagatgaagatgacgaAGAGAAGAATCGAATTTGTAATAAAACGAGTTTTCCTGAGGAATCTCTGGTAAATAGAAATCCAAGCAGTGTACATGTACTGCAAGTTTCTACCCATTCCAGAGATACAGATGATTATGAACCTTTTCATGGGGTAACAGATGGTGTACCAGGGGTGGACTGTGTTGGTGAGAAGCCAAGACCTCGTCGTTTGCTGGATGAGCAATTTGATTTG CTTGAACGTCAAGAATATGGAactgatgatgatgaagatgaagatgatggtgattattatgaaaattatcaAGCCGATGAAGATGAGTCCCTTGCTGAGAAGCTCAAACACTCTCTTAAGAATCATGGGATGGATGATGTAGAACTTGATGATGACAAGTATAAGGTTCCTGCAGATTTATTGAAGAATAAAGAGGCCCCACAGGAGGAACAAGATGATTCTGCTGCTGATGTGATCCGTCGTTGCAAGGAATACGCAGAGGGGTATGAAGTTGAAGATGAGAACAAGGATGTTGTATTTGTACAAGAAAGTAGTGATGAATCAGAAGTTTGGGACTGTGAGACTATTGTTTCAACATATTCTAATTTAGATAATCATCCTGGAAAGATTGAAGCACCTGGAGTCTCTAGGAAAAAGAGATTGGCTCAAACTGTGTCTGCAGTCTTGGGTTCCTCTGATCAAATAATATCCCTTAGAGGAAAAGAGAAACTTCCTGTAGACTTCCTTCCTGGAAGTAGGAAAGCTTCCACTGAAAAGTCTAAAGGCCAGAACATTACGAAAACTGAACAGAACAAGAGAAAACAACATGGCCTTGAGACAAAGGAGGAGAAGAAAGAACGGAAG GCTGCTGTGAAGGAGGAACGACGTGAGGCACGTCGcactaaaaaagaaacaaaagagctTTATAGATTTGAAGCACATCGGGCACAGAAGGCTGCTGCTGTGTCTGGTCCTTCTTCCATTCATCTTCT GTAA
- the LOC108343904 gene encoding photosystem I reaction center subunit III, chloroplastic — MSLTIPTNLSKPAALRPKLGSKLRPTIVCSATPNNSDNNNNIISSDLKAFSAALALSSILLSAPLPAVADISGLTPCKESKQFAKREKQSIKKLESSLKLYEPDSAPALAIKASVEKTKRRFDNYAKQGLLCGADGLPHLIVSGDQRHWGEFITPGFLFLYIAGWIGWVGRSYLIAIRDEKKPTMKEIIIDVPLASRLLFRGFSWPVAAYRELINGDLIAKDV; from the coding sequence ATGTCGCTCACAATTCCCACCAATCTATCCAAGCCCGCCGCCCTCCGCCCCAAACTAGGCTCCAAACTGCGTCCCACCATCGTCTGCAGTGCCACTCCCAACAACTccgacaacaacaacaacatcatatCCTCCGATCTGAAGGCCTTCTCCGCCGCCCTCGCCCTCTCCTCCATCCTGCTCTCGGCGCCGCTCCCCGCCGTCGCGGACATCTCCGGTCTGACCCCGTGCAAGGAGTCCAAGCAGTTCGCGAAGCGCGAGAAGCAGTCGATAAAGAAGCTGGAGTCATCGCTGAAGCTGTACGAGCCGGACAGTGCTCCCGCCCTGGCGATAAAGGCGTCGGTGGAGAAGACGAAGCGGCGGTTCGACAACTACGCGAAGCAGGGGCTTCTGTGCGGCGCCGACGGGCTACCGCACCTGATCGTGAGCGGGGACCAGAGGCACTGGGGCGAGTTCATCACTCCTGGGTTCCTATTCCTGTACATCGCCGGGTGGATCGGGTGGGTGGGTCGGAGCTACCTTATTGCCATCAGGGATGAGAAAAAACCGACGATGAAGGAGATCATCATCGACGTTCCTCTCGCCTCTCGCTTGCTCTTCCGGGGATTCAGTTGGCCCGTTGCTGCCTACAGAGAGCTCATCAACGGTGACCTCATTGCCAAGGATGTCTAG